A region of the Bacteroidota bacterium genome:
GTGAGGCAATGAATTACCCAAACAAAAGACGGCATCGAAATTAGAATCAACATTTTTCGTCAGATTATGATAACTGGATAGGACCGTCTTAAGATAGACTGTATAAATTTTAGCATTCTCAGTTAATATTTTTAACATTTTTGGTGAAACGTCTACTGAAGTAACATCACAACCAAGTTTTGCCAATAATATTGAATGAAATCCTGTCCCACAGCCTGCATCAAGAACTTTTTTTAACTGATAACGCTCTACGAGCATTTTGAAA
Encoded here:
- a CDS encoding class I SAM-dependent methyltransferase produces the protein MDSDEIKNFYDELADDYDLMTQFEKRFEKEEPAFKMLVERYQLKKVLDAGCGTGFHSILLAKLGCDVTSVDVSPKMLKILTENAKIYTVYLKTVLSSYHNLTKNVDSNFDAVFCLGNSLPHLLTHQNIDIALKNFYLILAHRGSEWVKMIDRNSVT